A window of Aptenodytes patagonicus chromosome 1, bAptPat1.pri.cur, whole genome shotgun sequence genomic DNA:
CCACGTACAGCATTTTTCTAGACATGATGCTTAGTGGGGTCATTTATGAACTTCTTATTCAGGTAGAACTGCAGTTAACACAGattgattaaaaatgtattaCATACCTTGAATGAGGAATGTGGTACAAGTTGTGCATGGTTTCCTGGACAAAAACACAGTGGAGTTACGCAAAGAAGAGGGAAGACATCGAATGATTTGCTGCACAGCATGCAACCCAGATGTGGAGAAACTCATAGCTACGATTTTGTGTACTTTGTCCGATTCACATATTACAATCCCAGTCTTAttgaactgaagagaaaaaaaagaaagcttatttttCACAGCAGATTTGAATTTACAAGCATGCATGCTTTATACAGATTGAAAAATACACTATAGGTTTTGCCACATTGTATTACATACAACTGCTCTTTAGTCCCACAATCTTTAGATCACCACTTCTCTTTATGAAAAGTTAATGTAAATTTAGtatgaattgatttttttctgtgcattagTTCTCAAGAAATCCAGTGCTGCTCCAATTAAGAGGCACATGAAACCAAAATTGGAATCAATCGGAAAGACCAAACTATAGATTTCTAAAACACTCTCagaagtatttgtttcttttagcCAAATTTCTCCAagaatgtatatatacacacatatgtatatagaGAGAGATGGGTTCTTTATAAACACTATATTAGCtgtggtagggaaaaaaaaagacaacggTATAAAAGTTAATAATGAGTGTTCAGGTTCTTTAAATCTTCTGTACATTCACGTAATGGCAGGTATTCTAATGCCCACTGTTGCTACAGTAGTGCAAAAAGTAAATTATGCTGTCGCTGGATACAGCCCCCTACAAGGCTAGTAGATGCACTACACAGTAACAAATTAGAATCGCGGAGTAACTTAGATTTGAAATGGAAACCTGGAGGTTATCTAATccacctccctgctcaaagcagggccaacttcaaaATTAGATCAGCTTATTCAGTTCTTACTTAGATAACAGTTTTTGTCTTCTCTGTCACAGAAGTAGTTGGAATAATCTATTCCAGGTGATCATCTACAGATTCAACTGTTCTGAAGTCCAGTAACACCTACGGGGAATGTTTCACTGAACACAGGACCACTCCGCCTGCCCTGATGGATGTCTGCATGGGAACTGAATACCTTGTGCCgtttttcagaaaagaacagcagcttTGGGATTCACTAACATCTTTCAAAAAGACTCTAAACatgtatttctgtaaatttctCAAATAAATAATAGCATTAAGCAAAGCAAGAGTGAAGAAAGTAGTATCAGTGATATCAACAGAGATCTATTACTGACCATCTGACCAAAAGGTAAAAGGACgaagtgcccttttttttttataatccttTAAGCAATCATCTGATGCATTCAAGGAGCTTTTGCTAATGACAGAAAAGGGTGTATATAAAATTGCAGGAAGAAAATCAAAGGAGGCATGGTTACATTACACAACAGGAAAGGAGAGCAAACAAGAATACAGAAAAGGCTGCAGAGCAACAAGTGAAATCAAAACCAAGCAAAGGAAGATCCTCCTTTGGAAACAGAAACTGAATAAGGAAATACAACATAGAAACGTCTGCTAGCCACAAAAGAGTCAGGAGACTATTGTGAACTACAGTTCAACAGACCAATAACACAACGTTACTATTGACCTCCACGTATGATAGATGTTTACAGGACTTGCACAGATGCAGTTACTCAGTCTGAAGGAGTGTCACATCAGGTTTTCGTCCTACTctaagaaaaatgcaagcacacTGGAGAATCTAGAAAAGGattaagaggtttaaaaaaaaaaaacaaaacaacaaaaatctagGAGAAAGACTGAAGCTTGACATAAGAAGGTTGAAAAATCGCTCCTATAAAATGGTTTGAAGATCAGGTTAGACAAGTGTCTGATAAGGCTGGTGTAATTAGACTTAATCCTGTTTCTCTCCAAGAAAATGGATTAGATTATTTCCGCCCATTTCTATGATTCCACTGTTTCACATTCAAAGCTGTTTGTTATTGTTAGATCCCGTATCAGATCAACTGTTTATAAATTCAGTAATATTTAAGAAGTAGTtcttaaagtttttaaaagtataaCCATCACTGTTACTGTTACCTGCTAACTTGATCACTGTGTAGTATTTAATCTATAGTTTTATAAACCATTCTCAGATAACCTGGTGTAGGAAAAGCTTTCTACACAAGCAAAACAGTGTgtggatttgaaaataaaatatttaatattttcatattcacAACTAAAATTAAGCTAGGATGTAGTTTAACTGTGGAAATGAGAACATAAACAAGTGATAAAATGGGAGTTTCAGTTACTTCTTTCGGAAAAGCACAATGGCCCTTCCAGTGTCTGGGACCGACTCAGCTATCGTTAAAGCACCGTCCAAGCCCGAACTGCAAAGTCTGTCACTCTCGTCCTGTGAGGAAAGGACTAAGGAGCTCTGCTTAACATGCTACTGCTGCTACAGCCGCGCTTAGCGCAGAGAaaggtttctgttttctctcGCCTACCGAATGTTGTCCCTAAACTGTTCCTTACGTGAATGAGTTCACTGACTAGAGCTCTGCTGAGATGCATCTGAGGAAGACTCACAACACTGAAAAAGTCTGGCACACAAAAGGCAGAGTTGCATGCTGGGCTTGCAGTAGCAAGCCTGTGATATGCTCTATTCTCATAATATAAATGGACAAAGTATTAAAATGTCTTCAGAGACATTCACGTGAAGAATTGCACTCCTCGAGTTAATAACGACTCCAAGGAGGAAACACGCTACCGCTATCCATGCTGCCTAGTACCATTCTAGCTATTGACAAGGCTGTCAGTCTGAATATATGAAGATTCTTTTACCTGGGTGTTTCACCTGCTTTGTGCCGTTCCCAAAAGCAATGACGGCTCTGGCTAAATGACTGAAACTATGTGCATCACCAGGATCATCGGGAACAGAAACTGAATCTGGTTCAGTACCCACCCACAGGGAAGACAGAGGGAGGCCAACAACTGTCTCACaaaatgatttattattttaaatcacagGTAAACACAAAATAATCTTCACAATATCCCTACACGCAGACAACCGAACATCATTTTATCCCCATCTTTCAAGTAGGGAAAGCAAACACAAGACAGTGCCACTTTTCCCTGGCAATCTCCTCCCGTTCCATTACGGGGTTCATTAACAACTAGGGCACGTCGGTATGCCTCAGCGATATGACATAGTGATGGGAAATGAAAAAACTGGTATTAATCGATACTTAGGAATCCAGTATCTTTATGTAATTTTATCAGATTACAGTGAAAAACTTAACAGCATTGATTATTACCAGCAACTTTTAAAACACAAGACTAGAATGGACCACCTAACTCATCAGATTCACTCCACCACAAAAGCGGCAATCACACAACAGAGGTTTATgttataaatgttttctttggtgGATGTCATTAGATATTTTAAAGGATAATTCTCAGTAAAAtaagcagcaaaaatatttcctagcAACGATAGCCTGTTTACATACCTGGTCAGATGGGGCATGACACTCGGGAGACTCCTCCATAAGACGAGCTAGAAACATAtacaaatctttcttttctaagCGTATGCATGGATGACTCTCTGAACAGGTCAAAATAAAGAGGTCATAATTAGTAGGCAAATTCAAATAGGTTCATGCTACAGAAAACACACTGTTGATTGCTGCACTTTTGGTAATACGGGGAATGAAGGCAGAGTATTTGGGTAATGGAAAACATAGAAATATAGAAGACATATATTTGTTTGTATACCGCACATACAGATTAACTGTCAGAAAATACACTAGAGTGAGACAGAGAAAGGTTTGTGCTGGTGTTGCCAAAGGAGCACACCGCTTATCGTTAAGCAACACTGAGCTGGTTAACAGCCATAAAGCATTACCACCATGCAAATAACAAATCTAATAAACCCCACAGAAACTAATACTCAAAGAAAAGCTCTGTGCTGTGGTTAAACTCCTGCAGCTCATTCTATCTACAAAGAAGTAGTCAAACTTCAGTTGTGATGTCTTGTTTTTGAATTATTTCCTGAAGCTGAAGAGATGTGCCCGTTTCAGTTGACTATATTGAGATGATTAACCAGAGCAAAGAGATACAAACCATCCTCCATGTCCTCAGCTCCAGAAGGTCTCctcttctgagggaaaaaaaaaagtcgtccTTTTAACCTACTTTTGAAGCACAGCACTGTAGTAAGGAGAGTGtacatgcacgtgtgtgtgtgtatatatatatgcatatatgaacATGTAACTTAGTTGCGtttattcatgttttaaaaaataagcaccCTTCACCCCacataaatgcaaacaaaacgTAAATGAAAATCTGGTATCTCATATTGCCGATTCCCTTTCTTTTTGCCAGCAcaataaattttcagaaaaacaaaaacaatttataCCATCCCTGTTAAGTATGCACTACCAGTCCAATGACAAAGTACTTCACAGCACCTTTTCTTATAAAACACCGTTAGTGCAAGCATTAAGTATTTCCCGTTGATAGATACCTCATCACTTTAGGATTAGCTCACTGATGcttaatagacttttttttcttctttcattattttccaCCAAAACCTGATTTTCTTCCATCATGTTTATCCCCAATGTGACATAACAGAATGATTCTGTACTTCACTTACCGCAGGTCTGTTAGCAAGGAGTCTTCAATGATAATAGCTTTCAAGCGGCAAAAACTAACGCTTTTATACCTTCCCTCTCTCCTGTGAGTCACAGTCATGTACTCTCCGTTTCGCCTTCGACACCACCTTGGACCCACCCTGTCAATATTTGTATGGCATGTGGAGATCAGTTTGGTGAACTAGAGAAGTTGACGAGGACAACCAGACGTTGACCTATGACCGCTACACACATGTAAATGCTCTCCCCCCAGCTTAAAGTGATGAATTAAAAGATAGATTTGTATCATCGGTATTGTTATTCAGCACTGCTCAAATCTCTAATAAAACATCTCCTCTGGGCTGCGTGAACTCAAGAGTAATTGGACAATCTAAATACCTCCTATTTTATGATGTATATTCACCTCTGAAATACACAGTCTGCCAATACTTACCTACGTAATCAATATACAAAACAGGACTGTCCAAGATTGGAAGGGCTTGTGATAAAAATGATGTAATTTCTCTAAAAGACTTAGTATTATTTTCCATACTCAAACATGCTGTTcacaggtttcctttttttttttttagtcagtcCTGACTTCCTCCTACTACAGTGCTTTAGGGACCCATCAAAGCATACCGAGCATATGGGATTTCCAAagttttttcattatcttttattaCTCTCACTAAATCGAAGCGGACTCGTTTTGTTAAACCGAAGCAGGAAGTCAGTCAAAAGGAGAAGTCAGTCAAAAGGAGGAGCGAACAGTTCTGGAAAATGCTAGAAAAATAACCGCACGAATGTTTTTTTTTTGGACTGGCAGTTCCTGGAAGCGGCAGGTGACCGGTGCAAGccctctctctctgctgccatGCCAGCAGAAGTGGTTTACTTCAACTAACACCACAACAGGGAAGAACGAGGAAGTTCATGGGCAGGTAAAACACATTTGAAGACACTGCATCCAATTTCTTATTAAATCCCACCAAGGCAGTGTTTTAAACAGGCTCAGACTTTGAGAGTTTATAAATTCTGGAGTTTTTAAGTTCTAAAGCTGCAACGTTACTAATCTAAGCATCCGGTATCTGCTCTGCCAGACGCCCTACTCAAAGCTGAAGGCCTGACTTCCAACGCAGGTGCTTTAGCCTGACCGCGGTTTGAAATCCCCGTATTTTGGCTTGGAAAAAACTGAAGGAGGACCCAACACATGGCGTTTCTGTCCGCACTTTCTTTAATATCCCGAAGGACAACCACCGGCCAGCGCACGGGCCTGCAGCCCTCTCGTCGCTGACTGTTAAAGCCTTCCCCCGGCTCCTCCCGACTGGGTAACCACATGCACGGCGGCCCGACCCAGCCTGGCCTGCGGGCACCCCTTCGGGGACGAGAGGGGGCGCAGGGCGCTCTTCCCCGGCAGgacgggcccggcccggccctcccgctgccgccgccccgccccgatCCGATCCCAGCGTCCCCCgggcaagatggcggcgcccaCGCTGGTGCGGCGgtgcggccgggcggcggggctgtGGGGCGGcccgcgccgggccccgccgccgctcccgctccGGCGGCGAGCCCACGAGCggccgcggcgggcccggggcgCCGGGGGGCTGCTGGCGGCGCAGTGCGAGCGCGGCCTCTTCCAGGAGGTGTTCCCGGCGCAGAGCGCGGAGGAGCAGCTGCCGGGGCTGCTGGAGCCGGGCCGCCCGCCCCTCACCGCCTACTGCGGCTTCGACCCCACGGCCGACTCGCTGCACGTCGGGCACCTGCTGGCCGTCATGGCGCTCCTCCACTTCCAGCGCGCCGGCCACAACGTTATCGCCGTGGTGGGCGGGGCCACGGCGCGCCTGGGGGACCCCAGCGGCCGGGAGCGCGGGCGGGAGCCGCTGTCGGCGGAGCGGGTGCGGGCGCAcgcgcgggggctgcgggccggCCTGGGGCGGCTGTTCGAGAACCACCGGGAGCTGTTctgggcggcgggcggcgggcggctgggGCAGGCCGCGCTGCTGGACAACGCCTGCTGGCTGGGCCGGCAGCCGCTGCTCGACTTcctcggcggggccggcggccggctcCGCATGGGCACGCTGCTGAGCCGGCAGAGCTGCCAGGCGCGGCTGCGCAGCCCCGAGGGCATGAGCCTGGCCGAGTTCCTCTACCCGGCGCTGCAGGCCTACGACTTCCTccacctccaccagcaccacGGCTGCCGCGTCCAGCTGGGGGGCGCCGACCAGATGGGCAACATCATGTCCGGCTACGAGCTCGTCACCAAGTacgccggggcggggcggagggcgggcACCGCGGGTCtccgtcgtcgtcgtcgtcgtcgtcgtcgtcgtcgtcgtcgtccccccgaGGGCGAGGCGCGGCCCTCCCCTCGAACCCAGGGGTCGGCCGCGGTGGCGGTGCGCGGGGTCAGGGCGGCGGGTGTCCCAAGTCTGTGCAGCCCCCGTGGTGGCAGTCCCTGAAGCAGCAGGGGCGGAAGTCGCCCCTCCGAGAGCTGGCATGAGGCAAAACTGCGGGACTTGGCAGGAAGAATTAATTGTCCTGACCGCGAGCCTGGCACGCACGTACATTCTGGCCGTGGTTTTAAGCCTTTTCCATGAAATCTTAATGAATTTTTCACAAAAGGCACGGGTTCTTGTTTTAGTGAGCGCATTTGCCCAAGAACCAAAATCGGGTCTCCTGGGACAAAATCGAGACAAGCCTTCTGCTGGCAAACGCGGTCTAGTGTAATCACACCGAAGTAGAGGCAGTTGTGGTACATTGGTAAAGACGGTTGCAGTTGTTCTCTCGGAAGTAAGATGAAACATGATGATGATGAGCCTTTTGCTTATCCACCAAATTCGGTGCAAGTCTTACAAAATTGGCAGAAGTATACAAGCAAATCGGTGAGTACCTGGCACTGCTGCTACTTCAGCACGTGCTCGACTATTACCAGACATCAGAGAATCGGCACAGAAAAGCCACAGACCCAAGTCCCAAGGGTGCCAGCCACACCAGCAGCTTCAGTTAGTGCTCAGAGCAGAAGACAAAACGTACAGGACGCTTGAATTTGCTAGTGCTGTTGCTCATGAAACTACTTATTTCAAGTATGGAAACTTGTTTGTTGCACACAAAAGAACTTAAGTTTTTAAGTTcaaggtgtggggttttgttttcctaacGCACTATTCACAAAACAGTGTTCTGGCATGTTTTGCCCCTCACCCACTCCACCCCACCcagcttttttaaatgctttatatcAAGGATAGACTTACAGAATGCCTACGTTTTACTCAACTTTAccaagatgtgattttttttatttttgtttttttttttaacatgtagcGACTCTTCTCCTTCTCAGGATGACAGGAACAGATGTGTTTGGAATTACTGTACCTCTTATTACCAGTACTACTGGAGATAAACTGGGAAAGACTGCTGGCAATGCAGTTTGGCTAAATAGAGATAAGACTTCTCCATTTGAGCTATATCAGTTTTTTGTCAGACAACAAGATAACATAGTTGAAAAGTAAGTAGTTTTTCTTCATCTTGCTTTTTGTCATTGTTTATAAAACCTGATCCTAATTGTTCTCTGTAACTGTTTCGCGTGGATATGTGCAGCGCGAGCTCCAGAAGTAGATGTTAATTATAACTGTACGTTCATTAAATGAGCAGGCATGACTGGTTCCTAAGTATACAGGGTAGTGGAACCTGTCTCCGTATGCTGGCATATGCATCGTAAAACTGGAACGTGGATGAACAAGCAAGTGAAGCACAACACATTTTGTGCTACCCGTGGGGTGACTTTATCTTATGAGGCTTGTCAGTTTCAGTACTGTGACATCACAGTACCAAATGAAATCTCTCCTGCCAAGTAATAAGCAACTGCAGTTTAATAGATGTCAATTACTACAAGTTTTTACCTAATATGAAGTATCCAGAAACACTACATTCTAATTGCAAGAAGCTACTTAACTGGttataaacaaatacataaagtTCAGCTTCTAGAACTGCACCACATTAAAAACTGCGTATCCCTAAGTGAATTGAAATAGTGCCTTGTTAGGAAAAAGCCAAGAAGTTCCTATTTATGATTGTATTAACTGTGTAGATTAGCAGTCATGCGCCCCTATcagtaaaaaaaatcttgagcatGCAGTCCCAATAcctgtgtatttatttatagatTATATAAATGTACTACTGAAGTTCtaaaattttcttcctgcaccccagtGGATCATCTTGTGTACCTCCTGGGGTGCTggcaccccactttggagaccactggtCTAGCTAAAAACATGCCTAGGAGACAGTTAGCACTGCCCAACTACTACTTAAAGCTGTAGCACGTACAAAGACAAAATTCTGAATAATCATTACCTAGGGTAGAGCAATTCCAAGGAGCAAAACCTCATCTTGGATTCATTGTGCTATCTCTGAGTCCACGTCAACCACACATAACTCATATTCTTACTGACCagtgtaaaaatattaaaatcatataATGAGAACATGAAAGGGTAGCAAAAATATGAGAAATACCATTTGACAGGTTTCCTTCACTGATGGCTAGCCTCCATGCTGGTGTGCCAGTTAGATGGCTGAAAATAAATAGCCGATAGCTTTATTCAGGGCATTACATTAATTTTAGTGAGTTGCTATATGTTCTCTCTTAAACCTGCTTTTCTTTAAACTCCAATAGTACTGTCAAATCTGAGTCTTCATAAACCTCAGACATGTATTTCCCTTTCATATTGTGACCTGTCTCATAACTCAGTTACCTCTTTCAAAGGTTTATGCCTTGATATTTCAAATTCAGGTTCTGCATCCACAACACTTTTCAGACTGATAAGAAGGGTATGTGGGTACTtgacataaaaatgtttcttgcGTTCAGACTTTGTAACAGTAAAGGTACCTTTTTTAATACACTGCATTTCATACTACTGCAAGTCCATTAAAATGGACTGTGCTTAGATAGGCACCTTTAAATTCTCGATTATCCTTAATAATCTTCCTGTTGAGATACTCATCAATACATAGCATACTTCTGTCCCATGATCACCACAGAATGGCAGTGGTACTTTGCATTAGCATATTGTGCAACTAGTAAGAATATAATATAAAACCTTGTTAGTTGACACAATTGCAATAAATCCTGTAAAGTAAATGTTTCAAGAGAAAACCAAGTTGTTGATTGCAGTACAAGCTTTATAAAAGCATTTGACACTACCTTATTTCTGAAGATATTACCCTAACTGGAATGCTAAATGTGAGTTATTCTGGTAAGCTGAAGCATGTGGGCAAAAACAGAGTTGTTTGAAAGGACAGAGTATCTGTAATACGGATTTCTTAAATTAAGAATCATTTTAGGGTAGCTAATGAAGTTTGAATGACAAAGGTAGGAAATCTGTAATGATGGCTATATagacaaagtaattttttccttgCTCGTAGATACCTGAAACTCTTCACCTTCATTCCTCTTGAGGAGATTGACCACATCATGGAAATGCATGCTAAAGAACCTGAAAAATGGGGCCCTCAGAAACGACTTGCTGCAGAAGTAACCAAGCTTGTTCATGGTAGAGAGGGGCTAGAATCTGCTAAGAGGTGAAGTTTGATTTGTCGAGcagttttctttcagatttattCAATGGTAATTAT
This region includes:
- the YARS2 gene encoding tyrosine--tRNA ligase, mitochondrial, with amino-acid sequence MAAPTLVRRCGRAAGLWGGPRRAPPPLPLRRRAHERPRRARGAGGLLAAQCERGLFQEVFPAQSAEEQLPGLLEPGRPPLTAYCGFDPTADSLHVGHLLAVMALLHFQRAGHNVIAVVGGATARLGDPSGRERGREPLSAERVRAHARGLRAGLGRLFENHRELFWAAGGGRLGQAALLDNACWLGRQPLLDFLGGAGGRLRMGTLLSRQSCQARLRSPEGMSLAEFLYPALQAYDFLHLHQHHGCRVQLGGADQMGNIMSGYELVTKMTGTDVFGITVPLITSTTGDKLGKTAGNAVWLNRDKTSPFELYQFFVRQQDNIVEKYLKLFTFIPLEEIDHIMEMHAKEPEKWGPQKRLAAEVTKLVHGREGLESAKRCTKALYYSSVEALEAMSDQELQELFRQAPSAELMLEPGMNVLDLCRKANAIPDGPSGYQKITDGGVSINGIRVTNPETVLILGQHILKNGVSLLRIGKKNYYIIKWLQL